GCTTTCAGCCATTTATGACACCATGCACCTGTCTATTCACTCTCCCCTCATCACACATCTTTCTTGCAAATAATGctgagaagaaaataaattatttagtgaCATCCATCGATAAAAgcttatcaaataatttaataaatacaacatattaaattttactacATACAAACAAGAGAAGATTATTGAaaggaattaaattataatttaatgttattactaattatatataaatattaggtgaCAGGAAATTTTGCTTTGTCCAATTAACGAGTTCGTGGTTTTAATATtgttacttatttattaaatttataatcaattgaattaatatggaaaaaattgtaaatataattatctctagaAGTAATTAGTGGGACATTTGTGGTGAACAGTTGTTACTGTTAGTATTGTCGTTAGTTAAttctattttgggataatttcatgcaataatatttataattatgtaacttattttaaagttgtaattatatatataattatattaatattttcgtaaattgaacaatatattaatttaattaaaatatcgataataaatattattataaataattaataaattataatacttcaagtaaaataaaataaatactgaTATGAAATGCGACAAACACTCACATGAgacaaacaaatttgaaaataatgcaGTATATGCAACTCAATTTACTTACATGGTAAGCACGGCATTCTCGAGTGGAGACCAAGGAAAACCTGAATTCAAGGGAATCATGATGATGGGCACCTGTCTTGACGCAATCCATAAGAAGGTGCCGTTACACACTTCACTAGGCAGTAACGACACCTCCAAATCTCGGCGATGtactcaaattcaatataattttttagtggGATAGttatgtggtttttttttttgttgaggtttgagatgtaattacacgtactATTGTTCAAGTtgacttttatataataagtaagtctctaatttgataaaaactcattaaatttgttgatattaataaaaaaaattaaaataaaattgatattatcttgaaagttaaataattttttttgggctaaattacttttacaacggtgaagatatgtatctatcatatgcattaacgcgtgaagatgtataagagtaatttaattataaaaaaatttacttgacCTGCagtaagttagtaataaatcaatcggggttgaatataaatttttgttttttcaataatatcagtaaatttagtaaattttaattaacgagtgatttatttgttagacggaaacaaacatcaaaagtgaaggtataatttttcaaacaaaatttagtTAGTGAACCGGAGAGTTTTAATCGagaattttttatgcatttttagctgatatatatatttttaatttctatttaaaatctttgctctattttatatttaattttttttctaatttattcattcaaatacttattttattttacaagtGCAAGAAGTTCATGgcattcataaattatatttatgtatcttattatttaaataattacccAATGGTTTTGATTTTGACATTTGTCTAACAATGAACTCATTCTGTTAGCTTTCGTgaggttttcatccaatatttatattaaacacaccaaaatgtccttttgtaaaacatatttatgaactaatactacctgtaaaatatttttttacccaccctaatttttttgtatctatttttttattttttaaaaagtttcaCAAAGGTAAATTAGTAATGCCCACTTCACCCTTTAGGAGCTGCATAattatttgggtaaattataacgggCTCTCCTAAGGtgtttcataattataaatatcttttcattattaaaaaattacaaacaccctTATAAATACCCTTATAACAGCCCGTTGTAGAGATATTTGTGAGtgtacttattaattattgttctGTCAACTCATACATTAAAATTGCTTTGCAGTGATTATTTGGATGGCATGATTTAATTAGTGGTTCAAATTTCAGGTTAGAATTcccaattattaatataatgttaATGTTGGTAATACAATGTGAGATATTATActataaaaagttgaaatttactttttaaaagaaaacagatTACTAAATAATCTTTAAGCCATAAAAGATGAATTAGAACACAATTATATTAAGTTCAGCTCCACTTAGGTGTAATTTTAgcatattttgatcatttttatctttaaggtataatatttttaaaaataatagaataaaattatcaaaataaatacgtacaaacaaaaaatttaccttCAGAGAGAGATTAGAAGCggaaagtatttttttatcgaTAAAATTAGAGATAAAATGTTCGGTCTCGTAATTAGAGACAAAATTTCGTCGATAATATTTAGCCACAGTGTGCGGCGATGCATTTTTCCGtcgctatttattttcacAGACGAAATCATAGTTTCAGAGATGGAATTCTCAGTCTCTGATaccctattttcttgtagtaatGAAAGAGGGTCAagtataaataatgaatttttgaaaaagaataaaagtataattttaatttttttttgaaaaaaaatataattttatatttttagagaaaatttaaatataaatcaactcaatttgattatttgatttgtttggtAGTAAGACATGAATAATGGATACTACATTTGTAGAAGTAAACAGTTCGTATATGGATTGTAGACCACTACAATTATGGACATTCCATGCATTTAATTAACCTTTGTAAAGGATAATGACACCTTCCTTGAAGTTTTAAATAATCAcacacaaatttattatagtttgaaaaaatgttGGAAAATTTCATCCATTCAATCACAAATAATGTtgaaaaaaatcataggggtTGCCGACAATATTGATTGCGGGAAATTGATATTCAAATATAAGCCCCATTTATTAAAGAAGTGGAccacttataaataatttcaaaacccCATTAGAGaaacataattctttttcaaactTACATGTTTATAGTTGATTACGGTCCAAAAAAGATTGAGCCAATAAGAAATGCTAGGCGCGTAGGTCAGCCTATCTAAATCACCATACTTGGCTCAAAAGAGGAGCATTCTACTACCTGGCTTGGCCTAAAGGGGAGGCCCTTTAGGCCCAGAACAAAAGGGTACTCCCTACCTCGAAGTCCAGTCAAAGAAGGAAACATACTCTATCAAAATATGGCCCTAGAAAGAAGCTTAATCTGAAGACCTGCTAGCTTGAAGGAATGAATGTGCCCTTAAAAGGTTGGACTCTTCAGCTTGGAAGGACTCCTTGCTAGATAAGAGTCTGCGCGTAGAAGGAGTCCCCTTCACCAGGAGACTTGTTGCTTAAGAAGAGGATAAGGAGGAGCTTTACCCTCAAAATTCCACCTTTTTCGCTCATCATGCGGATTCCCCTCAGCGGAACTCCTATTGTAGGGGAACAactcctctataaatagaggagGTACCCTCTCGGCAAGCAGTCTTCCGTACTCAAGAACTCTTCTTACTGCTCCTTTATTACTATGATTTTGTGCTCTTTTATACgaaattctcattttcttcataatttatctttacttTAATCTATTATTAAATTCGGAACTAATTTAAACATCAGAGTACTAACCATTTAGTTTGCAGGTCCTCTTTTTCAAAAGTCTTCCCCCAATCAACCCAAATCTGACGTAAAGATCCAAAAACTTTGGACCTGTGCTAAAATCATACGCAtcaatagtattttattttattttaaattttattatactttttattatgtttaatacatgaaaattataaaacttatgttatttattttatttaattagtaaaaaatttgtGCATATAATTAaggtgtatataataaatagaataaataatataaaaattttgaaataaaactcCAACCTGTTATATTTATGAACCAGAATGGATGAAGAGGGTGTTTGATTAAGCTGATTTAAAAGATCTTACAAGCTCGTACATTTTGTAGAATGTTAgatcttatttaaaaagtaaatttattaaatatttgaataaacttatttttgaataaaatgagtttgtataattaagaatatcctctcgttgtttgaaaagttactaataccccttgattttaataattgtccaacaattagcccaattcgttagttttcatccattttttgctatgaattgaccaaaatgtccTCGTGGATTAagagttataattatatttatttttttaattttttttttggactaagtggataacttttttataaattttaaaattttttcatctacaTTGTTTGACTTTTTTATaagttcttaatttttttagaaaaaataaaaaagatacaGTAAAggtaaaattgacaatttcataccttcattcaaggattacataatttcatctaaCATTagaagggtatttataatttttcaaataacaggggagtattcgtaattatatcaaacctcagggaagattgttgtaatttactcttaatcTAAAGTCATTTGTTAAgatcttgaaaataaattaccaactcgttattttcttttaaagagtTCATACATAAtcataatatcttattttcagagcttataaattatttttgtaaaaaaattatcttatatttttttaacattttataaactatcaattattttataaaatatttaaaatataaactcacccaaacaccctctaacaTACAAGTCACTTTCAATACCCTATTAATAAGTGGGAAATTCTTTCTTGGGACCGACATGTCGGTCCCCAGAAATAGTTCTTAGGTACCCATCTCAATAGCCCTATTTATGTGGTGGAAGGATTTTCTATGAGGTATAGAATCAGAAATTGATATTAGACACACATTTTGTACTATATGtagtttaatttttcacttataatataatttaatcattttttttaatttaaaaagatatcggtttgaatttttaatctaattttcatatcacatcactGAATGAGTGGTTGAtacataatctttttaaatttaaaaatgtagcAGCTTATCATACACGTGCGGGTGTAACACGAGTATGTGATAAAAGATCCTATATATATCGTAGAAAGCCCTATTATgtgatgaaaaattatttactatattttaaagtCTTATCACGCTCGTATAGGTATTGTACGGCTCAGATATAACACTCATGTATGTAttgtaatgatattttatttttaaattgttatctaatttaattatatttgtttaacacaaaaaaattatgtcagtTACTATTACAGCAACGTGTAATAAAAGATGGAGAAATTCCGATCAGATTTAgtcgaatcaaattaatcaattaaaaaataaatatgatacatTTGCTATGTAATTGATTAATAGTACATTaatcacatataaatatattatcatataattaatttaattttaatcgaattagattaaaattagaattttccataAAAGACGTCCCGTGTCTATATAAGCTCACAGCATTCTTAAAAGACATGCAAGCGTCTGCGGGGGTATCCCCTTCCTGAAAACACACAGTATACACACCACCTCCACAAGATCAAAAAATGGAGTacttcctcctcttcctcctcctcctcgttCTCCCTATACTCCTCTTAGCAATCCGCAGTAAACGCCGACGAAACCTGCCTCCCGGCCCGGCGGGGCTTCCTCTGATCGGAATCTTCCACCAGGTCGGCGACACACCCCTCCACGAGTACTTCAGCCAACTTTCCAAGGAATACGGCCCGTTACTGTACGTTAAACTTGGTTCCAGGCCAGTTCTCGTAGCCAACTCCTCAAGAACGGCCGAAGAGATCCTGAAAACCCAAGACCTGGCGTTTTGCAGCCGCCCGCCATTTCTATCGATGAGCAAACTCTCGTACGAGCGCTTCGACATCGCCTTCGCCCCCTACAGCGCGTACTGGCGGGAGATGAGGAAAATCTGTATGCTGCATCTGTTGGGTTCCGCCAGGGTGAGAACCTTCCGTCCCATTCGCGAGGATGAAGTTTCGCGATTGGTGCAGAAGCTGTCTGAACAAGCTTCTCGCGGGGAGACCATCAATATGACGGAGAGAATCACGTACCTCACCAGCACGCTCATCTGCCGGATGGCGTTTGGGAAGAGGTATGAACATGGGTCCGGCGAAAGCAAGGAGTTCAACCATATCATACGGGAGTTCCAGACAGCGATTTCGGCGTTTCATTTCACGGATTATTTTCCATGGCTTGGTTGGCTTGACAAGGTATTGGGAAAGATTGATCATCTGGAAAGAGTTTACAAGAAGTGGGATTTGTTCTATCAGCAGCTCCTCGACGAACACCAGCAGCCAGATAGGCCAAAATCCATGGACGGGGACGTCGTCGATATATTGCTCCAGTTGAGGAAAGACGGATCATTTGACATCCCTTTGGATCACATCAAAGCAGTCCTTATGGtaactatgaaaaaataaattaaagcattatatgaaaaattgcaatttttactCCTGGAGGGATAACAATGTTAGGAATGTGCGAATCCACATTTTgacaatttgattttgttctaCAACTTTAGAAATTTTACACATTGATGTTAAAAATGACTGAAATTTGTCAAGATGGTCGAAAAAGTGCTTACGACATGCATGTGATCAGCTTAATTGAATGTTGTTTTTAGGCTATTTTAGCCaattccatcattttttttttcaatatgtaaaatttttaagattataggacaatattgtcaaaatagattcttatataactaaaattgtTGCTCTTACTTTTGGagctaaaattgtaattttctctagatatattatatactattCAAAAAAACTATTCAGATCCTAATTATCTATtgtaaattagtattttactGTACAAACACAAAGGTGTATGaactattttcttaattaaacaTAGCATGAcggatatataaaaattggaaTAACCGATGAAACTCACTTTAAAATAGAGGATCTAAACTGCAAAGTAAAGCAGGGAAAAAACGTAAGTACTGtatattttgacattattatccaaagaagtatatattttggtaCATATAGGGTGTTTTTCTTTGGGAAAGTTGTAAGAGTTTGGTCcaatttgaacaaattatatagcaagtgtaatatatttatgtgcgATTGGAGTATAAATAAGggaaagtgatcaatcacataatgaatgtatcatatttactttataattaatttagttcgaccaaacttaatttgataaagattttttcattctcttgaaaataatgaataactATAACTAGACTTTCTTGTAATGCAGAACGTGTACTTTGCTTCAACCGATACAATAGCAACCACAATAGTATGGGCAATGACAGCGTTGATCAAGAACCCCTCCGTGTTGAAGAAGGTGCAAGCCGAGCTCAGAGCCCTGCCGATGCCACAAAATAAGCCTCTGGTGGAAGAAGAGGACATCGCCATGGCACAGCTGCCGTATTTCAATGCAGTAATAAAGGAAGTATTGCGACTGTACTCAACCATACCTCTCCTCCTCCCACGTGAAGCTATCAAAGATTGCACGATCGATGGATATGAAATCCCCGCAAAGACATTAGTCCATGTGAATGCATGGGCCATAAGCAAGGATCCCGAATTGTGGAAGGACCCGTTTGAGTTCAAGCCTGAGCGGTTTATGGGGGACGAGAGGAAATTCACCCTGGACCTGAAGGGGACGGATTTCGGGCTCATACCCTTTGGATCTGGGAGGAGAGGCTGCCCGGGGATTACGATGGCGCTAGCCACGTTAGAGATCGTGATGGTCAATCTTCTTTACCTGTTTGATTGGAGACTGCCTGACGGGATGAAGAAAGAAGACATTGACAATGATATTGAGCCAGGTCTGACCATGCACAAGAAAAATCCACTCTTCCTTGTGGCCAAGAAGTTTGTGTAGTTTAGTAAGATTTATAGCTACTTTTACTAATTGTCTTAATAAATTTGTGATGTGTCTGATGTACACAAAAAATATGCTAATGTTATAAGGTAAgatgttgatattattatttgatatagtTTTTAGTTgcgattaatatttttgttttattcataaaaacaaAGGCTAATAATTGttttgtagttgtaattaattagtatttacatactagaaaattttaatatttaatcataattaattaacatgattaaaagtaaataatcataGTAAATGTTCATTGACCACAACCACGAATGATTATTAATCGCGTTTTTACGAGTgtggttaaaatattatggataatttaagtttttatattaattttcatttaataataattatttaccacgAGTTTAATACGtaaccaataaaattatatatagccaatattgacaaaatttatatataaagttgtcactacAATCAGTGACACATTTATAGTGATAACacaatataattacaactattatTTCTTGTTAGTATATCGTCGCTCTATATGACTGATTGTACTCAATgacatacatttttttttattattagtccatgctaataacaattttcacaatataataatagttattaaaattgaaattcgtTATTGTAACAAATTAAACATTCTTATcgttaaaaatgaatatagttATATACTGACAAACTGACAATATTGAtattgtcatttaattttttgtatcactaatctattatttttttacagtaTAAGGTTGCGTTTACTTGACATCCCACTCGTTTACTTTCTATCGTAAATTAATCTATTTCATAAGGGTCCGGAcccatctattttcaacttatttttagtaaaaattgataaattcttGATAGAAACTccaaatataagaaagaaatCCACAAACTGGAAGTTAATTACATTCTTCAGGATCAAATACCCTACAAATGCAGATGATTGAGAACAACgttttatctttttacatATTTCAAGCTTTACATAGGAAATAATGTACAGCAGAATTCCTGAATGTGGAAACTGGAGGGTGGATTGAGGGTCAGTTGACAACCTCTGCCATATGAATGCATTCTAGAATCGCTTCCGAAGAATTCGACGCCCTTTAAAATGCTGAAGCAACAGCAGCAGCTGCAGAGGTATACTGGCCTCGCACTACGATCCTGAGGATTGAATTTCTGATGGGGGCACGATAATATGTCAAAACGTTTTCGTATTTTCAGACATGACTGATCATACAGGGATATGGAGATAACTATGGTTCCAGGGTTTGTTCTAGTTAGACGCGTATCAAATAACAGACAGAAAGCAAAAAGATTGCATGAGAGAGACAGACTGTTTTAGCATCTCAAAGCAAAGAGAAAATTATGATGATACTTAGCAGATTGACTGCAATAAATCGATAAAGATATAAAATGTAGAAcaaaaggaaatgaaaaactaACCGTCTCCGTATAGCTGTTCAAATCGAGCGACAATGTGTTTCCCATACGTATATTTCTTTAAAGCAGTGAGGTTGTTTCGTATCAGCCCGAGCAATACTTCCCGCTGATCACTAGAACATTTTTCTAGAATCTTTTGGATGACGTAATTTGCATACTGGTCTTTCATCATAATCTagcatataaataaaagagacaACACGTGAAAAGATAAATGAGGGTCGGTACCGTATGGAAAAAAGCAACAGAATGCAAAAGGGAAATTATCCCAGTGACATAAGAAACTCTGCTATTACTCCCACATCTTGAAATTTTCCAACTGCTAGTGGAGAGCACGAGGTTCAAGACTTGGAGAGTCATTATGAAAATGTTATAGTTATAGTCCTATAAAATTCTTAAGATGAGATGTAAATACAGAATACATATGTCGGCTGGCAATTTAGGACCAAACTAGGCAACTAGACCGATAACAGCTGTTAATCATTGATGTTTGAGCTTTAAATTAACTTACCAACACATTGTCATTCTTATCACCATAACCAATGATCTCCTTTATCAGCATTTCTCTTGCAGTAGAATCACTATACTCCAGACATTTTTCGACAACGTTTGATGCAAATTTGTGCTGGCTCAGTTGTACAATAGAATCAGCTAATTTCTCAATGATTTCACTCCTTTCACGAGGCTTCCCCCTCATCAATACATGCTGTCAATTCGCATAATGAAAATTAGCACCCAACTAAGACCTTGCAAATCAAATATGACAAGTAATGACAATTTCAGTAATCCGCCCATAGCTATATAACTATAAAGAAATCCTTGAAGTAGGCGAGGGGGAATCCATTTACCATTAAGTGGAGAAGCAATGTAGAAATTACTAAAAGCAGAAGGAGAAACTAACTTGTGTGACATAGTTGCCATACTGATCTTGTGCAAGTGAGCAAACTGAATCCAAAATCTCATCCACTATGAACTGTGTCTCTGTATTATCGCCACAGTGCTCCAGGACCCTCTATATGCCCAGAAAACAAACTGATCATCTCAAATtctataacaaaatataaggAACTGAAGCAAATGAGAAACAAGTAGGTGTCTTCCCTCCTCCTACAGATGTAAACTTACCTGTATGACGCGGCAACCATAAGGATGCGTTGAGAGCGCGGCAACTTGCCcatgaaaagaagaaattatgaattgaatattttgtGTGGGAATGCTCTCAATGCATTTTTGTATGACATGATTTCCATTTTGATCCCGAACACATCTCATAACATGTCCATCCAGCTCTCTTACAAGCCTTGACTTTTGTTCTAAATCAATAACTTCAAGAGCCTAAGGAGATATTGTGATCAAAAGATCAGAATACTTTTTGTGTTGGTATGATATCTCAGAAAGAAAGATTGAATGGACACATTTTTAAGGAGAAATAACATCAAGAAAGAATTGATTTGAGTAGCATGTAAATCACATCCTATGGAATATTCAAGAAGAGTATGATAGAAATTATAAACACAAGAACGATTTGAGCAATAATAACTGATCAAACCTGAGAACATCATGGTTATTACTTTACAACAAAACCGATCTTGTGTTGGCCTCATCTAGCCAATCTAGTATTTAGTTCTCAGCTCAAATGATAGTCTGCTATCCCTTTATTACTTACTTTGGTACAAATGATAACATGACATAGTAGGCAGAGCTTGCACAGGGAGATGAAAGAAAGGAATATGGATGCTTGGGAAATGGGATATAACAGTGAAGCACCAATTAGGTAAAGCATAATGGGGAAAGACTTGTTTCAAGCAGAAAATGTacaatgaaaaaatcaaaagcacTGAGTGAAtcggaaaaaaatatacagaTAATGACAGACACAACCCCGGATATTTACCTTCTGGATCACACGACATCCATACATCTGCAAGCTTAATGGCAGGATTTGACCTTGCAGTTGATTTGCAAGGTACTGCCTTTGCTCTGGACTCCCATATTCAAAAAGCTTAATGACATTGATGacataaagaaaaacatgaattATATGGATGATGAAGATATAGAGCAAAAAATTAACCagaaaattccaagaaattaGGAAACACACCTTTTGAATAACATAGTTGCCAAAAACATCAGTCATTAGTTTGGAAGCATGTGGAACTACTTCCTTAAAAACAGATGCTTTCTCTTCAACATTACAAGTCTCCAACTTCTGCTGAATGAATCTACTTCCATGTTGATCGACGCTGAAGTGGAGAGCACAAAATAACTCATTAGTTCCATAAGTAATTTGTGCttttagaaaacaaaagacaGGTTGGCAAAAACATGCCTTAATTCAACAAGATGTCCTGCTATATCAGACAGCTCACATCTTTGACCTTTACCAGATTTCAACTCttcaagaaaagaatataaacTCACGTCACTCCAACTTTGGTCATTAGCTTTACTAGAGTTACCACTAGAAGAGTGACAAAGGTTCAAGTTATATTTCCCTCCAGGAAACTTGGTCCCTGCCGCAGTTTTATACTGCAAAGCTGGACTAACAACCGATACACTAGGAAACTGTGATAAAGGACCAGCATTTGTTGGTCTTGCCAAACTATTATGACTTGACAAGTTCCCACGTTTGAGATTCGGATTGTCATAGCCGACACCATTTGGATATTGAGATTTGTAGTCATTTGATAATCCAACTAGTTCTGCTTGCCTTTTTGAGTCATAAGAGTTCACTTGGTTCACGGCAGCACCATTTGTTGATGTTTGATGACCAAGATGACTGTACTGGAAATACTGCATATGGAACGGAGGTTGCATGGGAACTCCAACTTGACCATAAAACTTCAGCAGATTTTGCAGATCATATCCATGAACATTTCCTCCATTTGGAACTCCAGAAGTGGGAAAGGAAGCACTATTATAAGCAAGAGGAATGGGCCCTTGATGGGGATATCCAGCCAGATACGATGGCAAAACCGCAGAGTTGAAATTGTAGCCACCCAGGCTGTAATGTGGAGTTAACAAAGCAGCTGTCTGCAGATTGGCATGATATGGACTTGATGGAGTCATTAAAGTAGCTGCAGTGGCATATAGTGGAGGGGTGAATCCAGATGACTGGAGTAATGGCCGAAACTCTGCCATTGTAACACTTGCAGAACCATAAGGAAACTGGTTCAAGCTACCATATGCATGGCCTGTTCCTGGATAAATAATCTGAGAATAAGTGCCCTGAACTTGAGAAGTGCTGCATTCTTGCGGAGCTGCTTGCTGTTGCAGCACATTATTTTGGCGATTGAATTGCTCtttcttctgaaatttgtGAGAgtctaaatttgaaaagctAAATGAATTAACACTCTCTACAGTCTCAATATGGGCATTATCTACATCAACAGCCACTGAAGTTGAAAGATTATCCTGCATATCAACTCTTACAGCATTGAAATCTCTTCTATGTGCAGGTGGCCCAGCCACTGTGCCCCTTGTGCCATCAAGTGACGAGACTGGCCTGATATCATCCAAGCATGGAGTATTTGTACCAGCAGATGACATGTTAACAGTGGCATTATGCATGATATGGGAGTCAGCATCAGACACAACTGTTTCTTTTATAGATCTATAGCTCAAGGAGCGATACTGATCATATGAAGGTGACGAAGCTTGGTAGGAATCTTCCTGCAACTGGATGCTTTTAGTTTACAACTGCAGAACTATATAGAAGAGCATGCAGAAATGCCATATGCATTCTGTCTGTTCTACACaagaaattgttattatttagaaataatgaAACTAAGCCACGTAAAGGAAccagtttattttcctttagatttttttctatCTGCAAAACACAGACAAGGTTGGGTGTCATTTACATACTTCAAGGAATAGATGTCCACGCAAGCATGACGAATATTAGCACAAAATTTTGATACTAAACTCATGTCTACAACgccattttcttctttacaGGAAACACATTTTACCTGCATTGAGTCCAACGAACGACTATGATAACCTAACAAAGCAGCTTTCTGCACGGACACAGATGCACTCTGTTCACATGATTGATCATCCTCAAACTCTTCCTCATGAGCAGGAAGACTCTTACTGGGAAACTGCAAAGAGCCATCAGCAAGTTTAGCATATGACATATTCCTGCTACCTGGTCTACCACTGGGTTGCAACATATGACAGCTTTCCCATGAGTTGAGAGGCCCACTGAACCTATGGTCTACATTGATATCAGAAGTACGGCTTGTAGAAGATGATGGATCGCCAGAAAACCGCATTTTATTTTCACGGTTAATTGGAGAGGTGGATGGATATATCGAACTAGGATGCCAAGCTGA
The nucleotide sequence above comes from Sesamum indicum cultivar Zhongzhi No. 13 linkage group LG11, S_indicum_v1.0, whole genome shotgun sequence. Encoded proteins:
- the LOC105173876 gene encoding pumilio homolog 5-like isoform X1; protein product: MATENPIRISEGTDRWPVLKQSNRYGPSSGKMAFEDLGLFLKDKRFERLEKDVIPGRSESAPPSMEGSVAAIGNILSQWKSAWHPSSIYPSTSPINRENKMRFSGDPSSSTSRTSDINVDHRFSGPLNSWESCHMLQPSGRPGSRNMSYAKLADGSLQFPSKSLPAHEEEFEDDQSCEQSASVSVQKAALLGYHSRSLDSMQLQEDSYQASSPSYDQYRSLSYRSIKETVVSDADSHIMHNATVNMSSAGTNTPCLDDIRPVSSLDGTRGTVAGPPAHRRDFNAVRVDMQDNLSTSVAVDVDNAHIETVESVNSFSFSNLDSHKFQKKEQFNRQNNVLQQQAAPQECSTSQVQGTYSQIIYPGTGHAYGSLNQFPYGSASVTMAEFRPLLQSSGFTPPLYATAATLMTPSSPYHANLQTAALLTPHYSLGGYNFNSAVLPSYLAGYPHQGPIPLAYNSASFPTSGVPNGGNVHGYDLQNLLKFYGQVGVPMQPPFHMQYFQYSHLGHQTSTNGAAVNQVNSYDSKRQAELVGLSNDYKSQYPNGVGYDNPNLKRGNLSSHNSLARPTNAGPLSQFPSVSVVSPALQYKTAAGTKFPGGKYNLNLCHSSSGNSSKANDQSWSDVSLYSFLEELKSGKGQRCELSDIAGHLVELSVDQHGSRFIQQKLETCNVEEKASVFKEVVPHASKLMTDVFGNYVIQKLFEYGSPEQRQYLANQLQGQILPLSLQMYGCRVIQKALEVIDLEQKSRLVRELDGHVMRCVRDQNGNHVIQKCIESIPTQNIQFIISSFHGQVAALSTHPYGCRVIQRVLEHCGDNTETQFIVDEILDSVCSLAQDQYGNYVTQHVLMRGKPRERSEIIEKLADSIVQLSQHKFASNVVEKCLEYSDSTAREMLIKEIIGYGDKNDNVLIMMKDQYANYVIQKILEKCSSDQREVLLGLIRNNLTALKKYTYGKHIVARFEQLYGDEIQSSGS
- the LOC105173876 gene encoding pumilio homolog 5-like isoform X2: MATENPIRISEGTDRWPVLKQSNRYGPSSGKMAFEDLGLFLKDKRFERLEKDVIPGRSESAPPSMEGSVAAIGNILSQWKSAWHPSSIYPSTSPINRENKMRFSGDPSSSTSRTSDINVDHRFSGPLNSWESCHMLQPSGRPGSRNMSYAKLADGSLQFPSKSLPAHEEEFEDDQSCEQSASVSVQKAALLGYHSRSLDSMQEDSYQASSPSYDQYRSLSYRSIKETVVSDADSHIMHNATVNMSSAGTNTPCLDDIRPVSSLDGTRGTVAGPPAHRRDFNAVRVDMQDNLSTSVAVDVDNAHIETVESVNSFSFSNLDSHKFQKKEQFNRQNNVLQQQAAPQECSTSQVQGTYSQIIYPGTGHAYGSLNQFPYGSASVTMAEFRPLLQSSGFTPPLYATAATLMTPSSPYHANLQTAALLTPHYSLGGYNFNSAVLPSYLAGYPHQGPIPLAYNSASFPTSGVPNGGNVHGYDLQNLLKFYGQVGVPMQPPFHMQYFQYSHLGHQTSTNGAAVNQVNSYDSKRQAELVGLSNDYKSQYPNGVGYDNPNLKRGNLSSHNSLARPTNAGPLSQFPSVSVVSPALQYKTAAGTKFPGGKYNLNLCHSSSGNSSKANDQSWSDVSLYSFLEELKSGKGQRCELSDIAGHLVELSVDQHGSRFIQQKLETCNVEEKASVFKEVVPHASKLMTDVFGNYVIQKLFEYGSPEQRQYLANQLQGQILPLSLQMYGCRVIQKALEVIDLEQKSRLVRELDGHVMRCVRDQNGNHVIQKCIESIPTQNIQFIISSFHGQVAALSTHPYGCRVIQRVLEHCGDNTETQFIVDEILDSVCSLAQDQYGNYVTQHVLMRGKPRERSEIIEKLADSIVQLSQHKFASNVVEKCLEYSDSTAREMLIKEIIGYGDKNDNVLIMMKDQYANYVIQKILEKCSSDQREVLLGLIRNNLTALKKYTYGKHIVARFEQLYGDEIQSSGS